From a single Sinomonas atrocyanea genomic region:
- a CDS encoding Na(+)/H(+) antiporter subunit C: MTVNLTLAILAGLLFATGIYLLLERSLTRVLLGLMLLTNGANVLLLATGGGAGLAPLVTRGTSAAAYSDPLPQALILTSIVISFAVTAFLLALVYRTWQLGRADVVADDLEDRRVAAQPSWDAEDDADVPDDPSEFPSPEAAAAADQAVLSAPDPRSHALQRKEAERE; the protein is encoded by the coding sequence ATGACCGTCAACCTCACCCTGGCCATCCTCGCCGGGCTCCTCTTCGCCACGGGCATCTACCTGCTGCTCGAGCGCTCCCTTACCCGCGTGCTCCTCGGGCTCATGCTGCTGACCAACGGCGCCAACGTCCTGCTGCTGGCCACCGGCGGCGGCGCCGGACTCGCCCCGCTCGTCACCAGGGGCACCTCCGCGGCCGCCTACAGCGACCCGCTCCCGCAGGCCCTGATCCTCACCTCGATCGTCATCTCGTTCGCCGTGACCGCGTTCCTGCTCGCCCTCGTCTACCGGACGTGGCAGCTGGGCCGCGCCGACGTCGTCGCGGACGACCTCGAGGACCGCCGAGTCGCCGCCCAGCCCAGCTGGGACGCCGAGGACGACGCCGACGTCCCCGACGACCCGTCCGAGTTCCCGAGCCCAGAGGCCGCGGCGGCCGCCGACCAGGCGGTCCTCTCCGCGCCCGATCCCCGGTCCCATGCCCTCCAGCGGAAGGAGGCGGAGCGGGAGTGA